The nucleotide window GGTCCCTGACTCAGGATTCCTGGAGGATCCCTGATGTGGGGTGTGTGGGAAGGTCCCTGCTACAGGGTGTTCAGGGGTCCTTGACTTGGGGTGCCCTGAGGGTCCCTGTCATGGGAATCCCTGTCATGGAGCACCCCATGAGTCCCCGCTGCgggggtccctgctctggggtgccctgggggtccctgacctGGGGGTCCCCGCAGGGTACATCCCTAGTTACCTGGACAAAGATGAACAGTGCGTGGTGTGCGGGGACAAGGCCGCCAGCTACCACTACCGCTGCATCGCCTGTGAGGGCTGCAAGGTGACTTGGGGCAGGGGGCTAGGGgggctcagcagtgctcactgGGTCACTCCCCCATGCCCTCCCCAGGGATTTTTCCGTCGGACCATCCAGAAGAACCTGCACCCCACCTACTCCTGTGTCATCGACAAGATCACCCGCAaccagtgccagctctgctgcttcaagAAGTGCATCTCCGTGGGCATGGCCATGGACTGTGAGttggggggcgtgggggggcTCGGCTGGGGGGCAGGTTGGGGTCCCGACACCCTGGGGCACATTGGGGTACCCGGAGTAGCTGCAGGACTGGGCTGGTATGTGATGCAGCAGTGGGGTAGAATGCATGAATGGGGGGTCCTAGCTGACTGGGGGGCATCCCAGATGATAGTGGGGGGCTTTTGGGAGGTGGGTTGGGGTCCTGGTGCTATGGGGCAATTTGGgatgcccagagcagccacaggaggaggctggggggggtCACCATGGGGTGctatgctgcagctgtgggatgcATGGATGGGGGGTCCTGGCTGATGTGGGGGGATCCTGGCTGATGCTGGGGGTCCGGCAGTGGTGCTGGATGACTCGAAGCAGGTAGCCAAGCGGAAGCTGATCGAGGAGAACCGGGAgtggcagcagaaggaggagatgATCAAGTCCCTGCAGCAtcgccccagcgccgaggagtgGGAGCTGATCCGCCTTGTGACAGAAGCCCACCGCAGCACCAAtgcccagggcagccactgGAAGCAGAAGCGGAAATTCCTGGTGAGGGGATGCAGTGGAGGGACTCTGTCACCATCTCGGTCCCCCACCCTGGCCCCCAGCCCTAGCCAGGATCTGCTGAGCACTCACACACTCAGCACACAcatggtggcagtgccagggtttGGGATGTCACCGGTGTCCTTGGGCAGTCGAGGGGGGTTGGGACATTGCCCAGTGTCCTTGAGCTGGTCACCCCTAAAGGGTTCAGGGGTGAGCAGTGACCAAAGGGGACAGCTGTGCCCGCGggtggccctggccctgccatTGGCCCTGTCACTGGCCCTGTCACGCAGCTTCCTCTTCTGGCTGCTGCACTGGCCCTGCCACGAGTGTTCCCCGGTGACATGGAGGCCCCAGAGGGGGGGCAGGGTCACATCACACCCCCCGGGGTGTCtcagggaggggggacagggtcACACTGCACCCCCTGCCACTGTCCACCGTGGGGGTCCCAGAGTGGGACACGGTCACactgcacccccaaaccccactgtcCATTACGGGGGACACAGTCACACCACACCCCCCCAATGACCCATctgctgtgggggtcccaggggtgacaCGGCCACACCACGTTCCCCAATGCCACCGTGGCAAGTCCCTCTCTGCCTTCAACCTGGATGACACCGAGgtggccctgctccaggctgtgctgctcatgTCCTCAGGTGTGCGTGCACACCAGTAgtgggggaatggggtgggtaGCCCATGCCAGAGGAATCAGGGTTGGGTGTTGGGTGGGCACCCCAATGCCCAGAGTTCTCACTGTCCTGGGGAGGTGTTGGGTGGGCGCCCTGATGCCAGAGATCCCCAGCAGCTTCAGGGGGAATTGGGAGGGCACCCCATGCCCAGAGGCTGTGCACGGGGATTGTTGTGTTGGCACCCCCTTGCCCACAACCCCCAGCACGTGGAAGTGCACTGGGTGTGCACCCTAATGCCCAGAGTCCTGACTGTCTTGGGGGTGTGTTGGGTGGGCACCCTGATGCCAGAGCCTCACAACATCTTCAGGGTGTGTTGGGTGGGAAACCGTGCcccccctggattttgggggggtttggagtggGCACCCCAATTCCCAGAGCttcaggcagctgtgccaggctgggaggggtcccaggagcATGAGGTGGGCACCCCAATCCCTGGtacccaggagcacaggtccccttggtgccctggggccccctgccaggctgacgtgggtctgtggggtgggcaCCCCAACACCCAGGGGGTGCATGGGACACTCAGCCCTGTGGGAGGGAGAATCCCTGCAGGTATGGGATTGGGAGAGGGACTCTTCCATGGGCAatgagtgccaggacaaggagaGGTTTAAACTGAAAAGGGGAGATTGTGATGgggtattgggaagaaattcctccctgtgagggtgctgaggccctggcacaggctgcccagagaagctgtggctgctccatccctggaagtgtccaaggccaggttggacagggcttggagcaccctggaatagtggaaggtgtccccgccatggcaggggggtggaactgagtgagctttaaggtcccttcccacccaaaccattccatgattccacaatCCCCTGATGATTCCCTGATTCCCGCAGACCTGACGGGGCTGATCTGTGTCGAGAAGATTGAGAAGTGCCAGGAGATGTATCTGCTGGCCTTTGAGCACTATATCAACTACCGCAAACACAACATTCCCCGCTTCTGGCCCAAGCTGCTGATGAAGGTGATGGATCTGCGGGGGGGTAGGaaagcagagacccccccagtttctttctctctcccccacactctccctttctctcccagcctccctcctaccctctccccagtgcctcccaccctctctcccagctcccctgtGCATCCCcgatccccccagccctcctttctccctgctccccaacccgactcccctctcttccccctctccccctcatcTGTCCATCATCCTTTCCCCCCCTCGTTCTCCCCTGTtatccataggaaggaaagcccGGTGCCCCAGTGTGTCAGGTGCAGAGGATGAGCTGTCCaggtgccgggggcgggcggggctctcccggcgcggggccgcccccgggcACCGAGTGCCGCCGGTGCCGTGGGTCGCGTGGCTTCTCCGGTCCCCTCGCACCGTGGAACGGCGCCAGCCCGGAGCGAGTCCCGGTAATGGGCGCTGGGGAACACGTGTGgcttgaatggaaaaaaacccaaccccgacCTCCCAGGCTTTTTGCCTCGGGGCTTTGTTGCTATTGCCTGAGCCACGCCTTTAAATACCGACGAGGGCGCCTGCTGGAAGCGGTGTTCCGTGGTTTTTGTACTCTCTATTTGTGGTGTTCATTTTTATCTGGATGCACAGTTGGGCTTTTTGGGCAGAAGGTGCCCCTCAAACCACAAGGCTCGTTTCAACCTTGTATTCTATTGTTTGGACGATCCAGGGTGGGTGAGGACTTTGTCTTGTTACCGTACTAGGGAATGGAATGCAGGAGGTTCTTACAATTTTGGTATTGAAGTTGGAGTGTTGAAGGATATCGGTCTGATGGTAGTCTTAACCTATGAGCTACAGGCATTTGTAAAAAAacttcagcctttccttccaGCAGCCCTATACATCTAAAAGCACGTGCATTTCTTAACAAGTCTCTGTGTCATagtgactttaaaaattaaaacacgtGTGTTCTGCCTTACCTAGGACTGGGGCTTTTTTCTACAAGTTCAGTTTGAGCAGATGTTCTTGTCTGTGCTTTTAACGTGAATGGCCTTGATTTTGCAGCAAAGTCAGTGAGATGGCACCTGAATGcaagggtttgggtttgtgaagctttgcaGAATGATGgcctatatttatatttctttcagaaactctCCGTATGCTGCACACAAACCTAATTTAGAGAGTTTTACTGAGACAGCAGATTCAAGCCCTCATTGTTAGGGGACGTCTGTAATGCCATTGTCTGCTTGACATTAATTCTTCCAGCTGTGCATCTATGTATTGTAATTGCCCTGACTTTTTTGGTCacagtttgttttctgcagtgccCTCGTGCCTGCGCAGCACTCGCGATGCTGCCGTTGAACCTGGGCTGTGTGACAGATGGGGCTGTCCTGTATCAGAAAGTTACGGGAATGTATGTAGACGTCAGATGGAATGCTGGTCTCTCTGCTCACCCTTGGCTCTGTAATTTCGTCATCCAGCCATGGAGGACCTGTGCAGCCATAACTGGCCAAGGTAGTGGGGGAGcacaagctgcagctctgcaggagataAGGGACCTCTTGCccacagcagaaacagcaaGTAAGTGCAATTCTCAGAACTCTTTACTGCGCCCTTAACTGCAGTATTTCCCTGCTCTATAATCTGGCCAAAGTTAGGTAGGTTTTAATAGGGATAGACACATTTCTACCACAAAGGTCACCTCTCTGCCAGATTTCAAAATTTCCCTTCTGAAGCTAGAGATCCTCATGTAAAAGGTTGCCTGAATTTATGTAACATGTGCCAAGCagtctatttttcctttaataatatTCCTGGAAATAGTGGAACTGTTTTGGCTAAAGCAGATGCTGAACTGTTCAGAATGAAATTCTCAGAGCTAAAATCTGGCCAAGTAGAGTAACGTGCCATTTTGTTAACACTGGGGAAGGCTGAGCTccatggcagcagggaggggaggtggcACTGCTGGTCGGCAAACCAAGGAAAGCAACAAGCACTGCTTTTAGGAAACTGCCAGCTTGAAGCCAGTGAGGAACATCCTTGGGCTCCTGCACTCTGTGTTTTTATGTTCACCTTAAATAACGAACAGAGAAACCCAGAGGCACCAGCGCTACTTCCAGTTACCTTGAACTGCTTAAACACGTAGTTTAAATCACCCAGGCTCCGTTCTCCCCACCTGTATTGCTTCTGGGCTTAAGGCTGGATGTATCTATGGAATCTATAGTTATGTATTGGAGTTTGGCCTGAAGTAATTTGTGTTGCCGACTTGGTACTCTTTCCCCGCCCTGGAAGTCCATCTGCAGAACCCCTCTGTGCCAGACAAGAGAGTCCCCCATAGATGTTTCACTATACAGTTATATCTTTTGGTCAAAGCCTTACAGGGCTATGATGTGAATGAGGACaaagctctgtttttcttctttgctctctgccctgtcttctttctctgtattttaggaCCCAAGTAACAGGGCCATAAAGCTCCTGTTCTGCTTCCTGGTTGTGTCAccgaaactgcaggaaaaacaaaaaagcctccagcaacatttttaatgttagagaGTCAAGGCACTACTTTATTCTCTGGCCAGGATGTAGCACAGAAATCATCTCATCCACACATAGCCCGGGTGTGCCGAGAGAATCATTCCATGACACATGACCTTTACTAGAATTTTCAGATCTTTTTTACAGTCAAAACTCATAGAAACGAATTGGATCAGTGTTCATTGGTCTCAAGTTGTGTAGTTCCTAGTATCTGGTCTCCTATTAGATCTGTGTTTCTTCGCTTCTGATGTTAATTAGATCTTCAGGGGTAGATGTTCTTAGATGGCCGCTGACATCTGTTCTGGTGATGTTCCCTCAATGGCTTTATCTTATTGGGGCTACTCCTAGTCTTTTGAAATGCTAAACCCATCAGGCCTCACCTAGAGAAACAAtgccctggaaagaagcttcagttCCCTTTCCCTGAGGCAAAGATGAGCAAACCTGGCCAAAGtcatatataaaaaatttttaaactggTATGTTTTCCAACAGTTGTATATAATGCTTTATTACATAAATGGGCTGGGAAAAGCTCTGGTACCCCTTACCAAGTTGGCTTTGTCTCAGACAATGCTGTTATTTTGGGGCTAGACATGAAGCTCCTGTCTCTGGAATTGAAAATGAATATAGGAATGACTGAACAAACAAACCTGGTACACTCTTAAAAAATTGTGTGCCCATTGACCTCAGCACCCCAAGCTGGATTCCCATGCTCTTTCCAAATTCTTGCCGTTCAAGTCCTTTCCATGCGCTCACTTGCtactcaaactttttttttgttttgttttaaatgatacTGGTACCAGAGCACGGGCACAGCACTTCTATGAGCTGCACAGCACTTCTATGAGCACTTCTATGAGCTGTGAATATCTCTTTTTATGGATACAGTGTGTGCATGCTGTGGCTTTGGGCACAGGGTATGTCAGTGCTAGTGCAAGGCTAATAACAGCCTCTAAAGATAATTTGAGAAGTTGCTTACCTTTCCCCAGGGAACAGGACATGTCTTTGTATTTCCACCTTCAGATACACAACCCACTTGTGGGCTTGACTGCATAGCAAATAGAGTGTGAGAGTCATCCTTgtttatatggatttttttttccccctctctcctttatgttttgctttgccctctcgtttgctttctgcctgttttctctgagGCTAGTGATTTCTTGGCAAGTTATTGTTCATGATCAAAGAAAGGTAGTGGGCAAGCAGCAACTGCTGTCTTAGGTAGCCCAAGCTGATCCTGCCGCTGCTTCGgcaggagaaagcagctgtttgagaagAGCACAGCTGT belongs to Aphelocoma coerulescens isolate FSJ_1873_10779 unplaced genomic scaffold, UR_Acoe_1.0 HiC_scaffold_255, whole genome shotgun sequence and includes:
- the LOC138101368 gene encoding thyroid hormone receptor alpha-like isoform X5; this translates as MEQKPSTLDPLLEPEDTRWLDGKRKRKSSQCLVKSSMSGYIPSYLDKDEQCVVCGDKAASYHYRCIACEGCKVTWGRGLGGLSSAHWVTPPCPPQGFFRRTIQKNLHPTYSCVIDKITRNQCQLCCFKKCISVGMAMDCSQAEADRGEPGVAAEGGDDQVPAASPQRRGVGADPPCDRSPPQHQCPGQPLEAEAEIPDLTGLICVEKIEKCQEMYLLAFEHYINYRKHNIPRFWPKLLMKPWRTCAAITGQGSGGAQAAALQEIRDLLPTAETARPK
- the LOC138101368 gene encoding thyroid hormone receptor alpha-like isoform X9, translating into MEQKPSTLDPLLEPEDTRWLDGKRKRKSSQCLVKSSMSGYIPSYLDKDEQCVVCGDKAASYHYRCIACEGCKVTWGRGLGGLSSAHWVTPPCPPQGFFRRTIQKNLHPTYSCVIDKITRNQCQLCCFKKCISVGMAMDLVLDDSKQVAKRKLIEENREWQQKEEMIKSLQHRPSAEEWELIRLVTEAHRSTNAQGSHWKQKRKFLT
- the LOC138101368 gene encoding thyroid hormone receptor alpha-like isoform X10; translated protein: MEQKPSTLDPLLEPEDTRWLDGKRKRKSSQCLVKSSMSGYIPSYLDKDEQCVVCGDKAASYHYRCIACEGCKGFFRRTIQKNLHPTYSCVIDKITRNQCQLCCFKKCISVGMAMDLVLDDSKQVAKRKLIEENREWQQKEEMIKSLQHRPSAEEWELIRLVTEAHRSTNAQGSHWKQKRKFLT
- the LOC138101368 gene encoding thyroid hormone receptor alpha-like isoform X7; protein product: MEQKPSTLDPLLEPEDTRWLDGKRKRKSSQCLVKSSMSGYIPSYLDKDEQCVVCGDKAASYHYRCIACEGCKVTWGRGLGGLSSAHWVTPPCPPQGFFRRTIQKNLHPTYSCVIDKITRNQCQLCCFKKCISVGMAMDCSQAEADRGEPGVAAEGGDDQVPAASPQRRGVGADPPCDRSPPQHQCPGQPLEAEAEIPDLTGLICVEKIEKCQEMYLLAFEHYINYRKHNIPRFWPKLLMKFVFCSALVPAQHSRCCR
- the LOC138101368 gene encoding thyroid hormone receptor alpha-like isoform X8 — protein: MEQKPSTLDPLLEPEDTRWLDGKRKRKSSQCLVKSSMSGYIPSYLDKDEQCVVCGDKAASYHYRCIACEGCKVTWGRGLGGLSSAHWVTPPCPPQGFFRRTIQKNLHPTYSCVIDKITRNQCQLCCFKKCISVGMAMDCSQAEADRGEPGVAAEGGDDQVPAASPQRRGVGADPPCDRSPPQHQCPGQPLEAEAEIPDLTGLICVEKIEKCQEMYLLAFEHYINYRKHNIPRFWPKLLMKVCKTGLS
- the LOC138101368 gene encoding thyroid hormone receptor alpha-like isoform X1, which translates into the protein MEQKPSTLDPLLEPEDTRWLDGKRKRKSSQCLVKSSMSGYIPSYLDKDEQCVVCGDKAASYHYRCIACEGCKVTWGRGLGGLSSAHWVTPPCPPQGFFRRTIQKNLHPTYSCVIDKITRNQCQLCCFKKCISVGMAMDCSQAEADRGEPGVAAEGGDDQVPAASPQRRGVGADPPCDRSPPQHQCPGQPLEAEAEIPDLTGLICVEKIEKCQEMYLLAFEHYINYRKHNIPRFWPKLLMKEGKPGAPVCQVQRMSCPGAGGGRGSPGAGPPPGTECRRCRGSRGFSGPLAPWNGASPERVPVMGAGEHVWLEWKKTQPRPPRLFASGLCCYCLSHAFKYRRGRLLEAVFRGFCTLYLWCSFLSGCTVGLFGQKVPLKPQGSFQPCILLFGRSRVGEDFVLLPY
- the LOC138101368 gene encoding thyroid hormone receptor alpha-like isoform X2, whose translation is MEQKPSTLDPLLEPEDTRWLDGKRKRKSSQCLVKSSMSGYIPSYLDKDEQCVVCGDKAASYHYRCIACEGCKGFFRRTIQKNLHPTYSCVIDKITRNQCQLCCFKKCISVGMAMDCSQAEADRGEPGVAAEGGDDQVPAASPQRRGVGADPPCDRSPPQHQCPGQPLEAEAEIPDLTGLICVEKIEKCQEMYLLAFEHYINYRKHNIPRFWPKLLMKEGKPGAPVCQVQRMSCPGAGGGRGSPGAGPPPGTECRRCRGSRGFSGPLAPWNGASPERVPVMGAGEHVWLEWKKTQPRPPRLFASGLCCYCLSHAFKYRRGRLLEAVFRGFCTLYLWCSFLSGCTVGLFGQKVPLKPQGSFQPCILLFGRSRVGEDFVLLPY
- the LOC138101368 gene encoding thyroid hormone receptor alpha-like isoform X4 — encoded protein: MEQKPSTLDPLLEPEDTRWLDGKRKRKSSQCLVKSSMSGYIPSYLDKDEQCVVCGDKAASYHYRCIACEGCKVTWGRGLGGLSSAHWVTPPCPPQGFFRRTIQKNLHPTYSCVIDKITRNQCQLCCFKKCISVGMAMDCSQAEADRGEPGVAAEGGDDQVPAASPQRRGVGADPPCDRSPPQHQCPGQPLEAEAEIPDLTGLICVEKIEKCQEMYLLAFEHYINYRKHNIPRFWPKLLMKPWRTCAAITGQGSGGAQAAALQEIRDLLPTAETASKCNSQNSLLRP
- the LOC138101368 gene encoding thyroid hormone receptor alpha-like isoform X3 → MNSAWCAGTRPPATTTAASPGFFRRTIQKNLHPTYSCVIDKITRNQCQLCCFKKCISVGMAMDCSQAEADRGEPGVAAEGGDDQVPAASPQRRGVGADPPCDRSPPQHQCPGQPLEAEAEIPDLTGLICVEKIEKCQEMYLLAFEHYINYRKHNIPRFWPKLLMKEGKPGAPVCQVQRMSCPGAGGGRGSPGAGPPPGTECRRCRGSRGFSGPLAPWNGASPERVPVMGAGEHVWLEWKKTQPRPPRLFASGLCCYCLSHAFKYRRGRLLEAVFRGFCTLYLWCSFLSGCTVGLFGQKVPLKPQGSFQPCILLFGRSRVGEDFVLLPY
- the LOC138101368 gene encoding uncharacterized protein isoform X6, giving the protein MAMDCSQAEADRGEPGVAAEGGDDQVPAASPQRRGVGADPPCDRSPPQHQCPGQPLEAEAEIPDLTGLICVEKIEKCQEMYLLAFEHYINYRKHNIPRFWPKLLMKEGKPGAPVCQVQRMSCPGAGGGRGSPGAGPPPGTECRRCRGSRGFSGPLAPWNGASPERVPVMGAGEHVWLEWKKTQPRPPRLFASGLCCYCLSHAFKYRRGRLLEAVFRGFCTLYLWCSFLSGCTVGLFGQKVPLKPQGSFQPCILLFGRSRVGEDFVLLPY